Genomic window (Subtercola endophyticus):
GCCGCCTCGCCGGTCAGCCTCACCGTTCTGGTGGCACTTCTGGTGTGCCTCATTCCGACGACCATCGGCGGCCTGCTCTCAGCCATCGGCATCGCCGGTATGGACCGCCTTGTGCAGCGCAATGTGCTCGCCATGTCGGGCCGCGCGGTGGAAGCAGCCGGTGACGTCACGACACTGCTGCTCGACAAAACAGGCACCATCACCTACGGCAACCGCCAGGCCGCCGAGTTCACGGCCCTCACCGGCGTCAGCCAGGCCGATCTGGTGCATGCCGCCGCGGTCTCGTCTCTGGCCGACCCGACACCGGAGGGCAAGTCGATCGTCGACCTGGCCGTCAAACAGAACTACGTCGACGGCCTGTCGGTCGCGGGGGACATCGTGCCCTTCACCGCCCAGACCCGCATGTCGGGCCTTGACCTGCCCGACGGATCGCAGATTCGAAAAGGCGCCGGCGCGTCTGTCGTCGCGTGGGTCGAAGAGTCTGGACCCATGGCGAGCACCGAGCACGCCGAGCTCGAAGAGAAAATCGAGAACATCTCCAAAGCGGGTGGCACCCCGCTCGTCGTGGCCAGCAAGAGCCCTGCCGGAACAGCCCGCGTACTCGGCGTCATCTATCTCAAAGACGTCGTCAAGGAAGGCATCAAAGAGCGTTTCGCCGAGCTGCGTGCGATGGGCATCCGAACCGTCATGGTCACCGGAGACAACCCTCTCACCGCCGCCGCGATCGCGGCGGAAGCCGGCGTCGACGACTTTCTCGCCGAGGCGACGCCCGAGCAGAAACTCGCTCTCATCAAGCGCGAGCAGGAGGGCGGCAACCTCGTCGCCATGACCGGAGACGGCACGAACGACGCTCCCGCGCTGGCTCAGGCCGACGTCGGTGTTGCGATGAATACCGGAACGTCGGCCGCGAAAGAGGCCGGCAACATGGTCGACCTCGATTCCGACCCGACGAAGCTGATCGACATCGTGCGCATCGGCAAGCAGCTGCTCATCACGCGCGGGGCGCTGACGACGTTCTCGATCGCGAACGACGTGGCGAAGTACTTCGCCATCATTCCGGCGATGTTCGCGGGCATCTTTCCGGGGCTCGGTGTGCTGAACATCATGCAGCTGCACTCGCCGGCCTCCGCGATTCTCTCGGCCATCATCTTCAACGCGATCATCATCATCATCCTGATTCCGTTGGCCCTCCGCGGCGTGAAATACCGACCGCTGAGCGCCTCACGCATTCTCAACCGCAACCTGCTCATCTACGGTGTCGGCGGTGTGATCGCGCCGTTCATCGGCATCAAGATCATCGACATCTTCGTCAGCCTGATTCCGGGCTTCTAGCTCGCCATCTGCCGACACATTGACAAGAAAGGTTTTCACATGAGTACCTCACGAACCGCGGGGCGACAATATTGGGTCGCCGTGCGAGCCATGATCGTCTTCACGATCGTTCTCGGAATCGCCTACACCGCGCTCATCACGGGCATCGGTCAGCTCGCGTTCCCTGCGCAGGCGAACGGGTCGATGATCAAGTCCGGTGACGCAGTCGTCGGATCGGCCCTGATCGGCCAATCCTTCACCGATTCCGACGGCAAGGCGCTGCCGGAGTGGTTCCAGTCCCGACCCTCGGCAGCAGGCGACGGGTACGACGCCGCCGCCTCGAGCGGAAGCAACTACGGCCCGGAGAACTCCGATCTGCTGGCCGCGATCGCCGAACGTCAGGCCGCGATCGCCGCGTCAGACAACGTACCCGTTTCCCAGATACCTGCTGATGCGGTCACGGCCTCTGCTTCGGGGCTCGATCCGCACATCAGCCCCGAGTACGCTCAGATTCAGGTGGCCCGTATTGCCGCCGTTCGCAATCTTCCCGTAGACGAGGTAGAACAGTTGGTTGCCAATGCCACGACCCAGCGCGACCTGGGGTTCCTGGGTGAACCCGTCGTCAATGTTCTGCAGCTGAACATCGCCCTGGCAGGCCTGGGCAGCTAACGATGAAGCGCGGACAGTTCCGGGTGCTGCTCGGCGCAGCACCCGGGGTCGGCAAGACCTACACGATGCTCGAAGAAGGTCGGCGCCTGAAGGGTGACGGCAAAGACGTGGTCGTCGCCGTGGTCGAAACCCATGGCCGCAAAGGCACCGCGAGCATGCTGTTGGGCCTCGAAGTCGTTCCGCGCACGACCAGCGTGCACCGGGGTGTCGAGCTGACCGAGATGGATCTCGATGCGGTTCTGGCTCGAAAGCCCGATATCGCCTTGGTCGACGAACTCGCGCACACCAACGCCCCGGGGTCGACCCACGAGAAGCGCTGGCAAGACGTCGAGGCGCTGCTTGCCGCGGGCATCAGCGTGATCTCCACCGTGAACATTCAGCACATCGACTCGCTCACCGACGTGGTCGAGCAGATCACCGGAGCACCGCAGCGCGAGAACGTACCCGACAGCGTGCTGCGTTCCGCCGACCAGATCGAAGTCGTCGACCTCGCACCCCAAGCCTTGCGCGACCGGCTCGCCGGTGGATTCGTCTACCCTGCGACCCGCATCGATGCCGCTCTCTCGAACTACTTTCGCCTCGGCAATCTCACTGCCTTGCGTGAGCTCGCCCTGTTGTGGCTGGCCGACGAGGTCGACAGCGCGCTGAAGTCGTACCGCACCGAACACGGCATCAACAACAAATGGGAGGCTCGCGAACGAGTCGTGGTCGCACTCACCGGCGGTCCTGAAGGTGAGACTCTCATTCGTCGCGGGGCTCGCATCGCCGCCCGAACGACGGGCGGAAAGCTTCTCGTCGTGCACGTCAGCAGCAACGACGGGCTGCGCGACGCCAACCCCGCAGCGCTGCTCAACCAACGCGCTCTCGTCGATTCCCTGGGCGCAACCTATCACCAGGTCGTCAGCGATGACATTCCCCGCGGCCTCGTGGACTTCGCACGGGCCGAGAACGCAACCCAACTCGTCATCGGTGTCAGCCGCCGCAGCCGCCTCAGCGCAGCACTCACCGGGCCGGGTATCGGTGCCACGGTCATCCGGGAGTCCGGCGACATCGATGTGCACATCGTCACTCACGCTGCAGCAGGTGGTCGGTTCGCGCTGCCCCGACTCGGCGGCGCACTCACGCTTCGGCGCCGCATTCTGGGACTCGCGATAGCGCTTGTCGGCGGCCCGCTTCTCACGTGGATTCTGGTCGCCCTGCGCACCAAGGACTCCATCACGAGCGATGTTCTGGCGTACCAACTGCTGGTCGTCGTCGTCGCGCTGATCGGCGGATTCGGGCCCGCGCTGTTCGCTGCCCTGCTCTCTGGGCTGACCCTGGACTTCTTCTTCGTCGAACCCTTCTACACCGTGACCGTCACCGAACCGGCGCACCTGTTCGCTCTCGGGCTCTACGTCGTGAACGCTGTACTCGTCAGCGCCGTCGTCGACCTCGCCGCCCGCCGATCGCGCGCTGCCAGACGCGCGGGTGCCGAATCCGAACTGCTTGCCACGGTCGCCGGGAGTGTCGTGCGTGGGCAAGACGCCCTGCAGGCACTCGTCACCCGCACCCGCGAGGCCTTCAACCTCAGTGCCGTTCGCCTCATCGTCGACGGCGAACCGACACACACCGACGGCGAGTGCGCGCCGACAGACAAGATCACGAACATCGACATCGGCGGCGGTGCCACGCTCGAGCTGCACGGCGCCGACTTGGCCGCCTCAGAACGACGCCTCCTCACGGTGATCGCCACGCAGATCGGGGCCGCCCTGGAGTACAGCGACCTCGCCCAAACGGCACAAGAGGTCGAACCTCTGGCTCAGGCCGATCGGGTCAGAAGCGCCCTTCTCGCCGCCGTCGGCCACGACCTCAGAAGGCCGCTCACTGCAGCGACCGCCGCCGTCAGCGGCCTGCGCGCAACCGATGTGAAACTCACCGATGCAGACCGCAACGAACTGCTCAGCACCGCCTCCGAGAGCCTGGACACCCTGTCGCTTCTCGTGACCAACCTGCTCGACGTCAGCCGGCTGCAGGCCGGCGTTCTCGCCGTCTTCCTCACTCCCGTCGACATCGGCGACATCGTGCTCCCTGCTCTCGACGAACTCGGCCTGAGCCCTTCGACAGTCGAACTCGACCTCCCCGAAACGATCAAGCC
Coding sequences:
- the kdpB gene encoding potassium-transporting ATPase subunit KdpB → MSTLTPLRPSEPQPTETKPAEKKSAFGLSQLIAATPGAFRKLDPREMWHNPVMFIVEIGAALTTALAIAEPFIGGAGDSGGAPVPASFTWGIALWLWATVLFANLAESVAEGRGKAQADSLRKTRTSTAANKVLGYDAKADPSAEASSIETLSSADLTLGDVVVVVAGELIPGDGDIVWGIASVDESAITGESAPVVRESGGDRSAVTGGTRVLSDRIIVQITSKPGETFVDRMIALVEGASRQKTPNEIALNILLASLTIVFVVVTLTLNPIASYAASPVSLTVLVALLVCLIPTTIGGLLSAIGIAGMDRLVQRNVLAMSGRAVEAAGDVTTLLLDKTGTITYGNRQAAEFTALTGVSQADLVHAAAVSSLADPTPEGKSIVDLAVKQNYVDGLSVAGDIVPFTAQTRMSGLDLPDGSQIRKGAGASVVAWVEESGPMASTEHAELEEKIENISKAGGTPLVVASKSPAGTARVLGVIYLKDVVKEGIKERFAELRAMGIRTVMVTGDNPLTAAAIAAEAGVDDFLAEATPEQKLALIKREQEGGNLVAMTGDGTNDAPALAQADVGVAMNTGTSAAKEAGNMVDLDSDPTKLIDIVRIGKQLLITRGALTTFSIANDVAKYFAIIPAMFAGIFPGLGVLNIMQLHSPASAILSAIIFNAIIIIILIPLALRGVKYRPLSASRILNRNLLIYGVGGVIAPFIGIKIIDIFVSLIPGF
- the kdpC gene encoding potassium-transporting ATPase subunit KdpC, with protein sequence MSTSRTAGRQYWVAVRAMIVFTIVLGIAYTALITGIGQLAFPAQANGSMIKSGDAVVGSALIGQSFTDSDGKALPEWFQSRPSAAGDGYDAAASSGSNYGPENSDLLAAIAERQAAIAASDNVPVSQIPADAVTASASGLDPHISPEYAQIQVARIAAVRNLPVDEVEQLVANATTQRDLGFLGEPVVNVLQLNIALAGLGS
- a CDS encoding ATP-binding protein encodes the protein MKRGQFRVLLGAAPGVGKTYTMLEEGRRLKGDGKDVVVAVVETHGRKGTASMLLGLEVVPRTTSVHRGVELTEMDLDAVLARKPDIALVDELAHTNAPGSTHEKRWQDVEALLAAGISVISTVNIQHIDSLTDVVEQITGAPQRENVPDSVLRSADQIEVVDLAPQALRDRLAGGFVYPATRIDAALSNYFRLGNLTALRELALLWLADEVDSALKSYRTEHGINNKWEARERVVVALTGGPEGETLIRRGARIAARTTGGKLLVVHVSSNDGLRDANPAALLNQRALVDSLGATYHQVVSDDIPRGLVDFARAENATQLVIGVSRRSRLSAALTGPGIGATVIRESGDIDVHIVTHAAAGGRFALPRLGGALTLRRRILGLAIALVGGPLLTWILVALRTKDSITSDVLAYQLLVVVVALIGGFGPALFAALLSGLTLDFFFVEPFYTVTVTEPAHLFALGLYVVNAVLVSAVVDLAARRSRAARRAGAESELLATVAGSVVRGQDALQALVTRTREAFNLSAVRLIVDGEPTHTDGECAPTDKITNIDIGGGATLELHGADLAASERRLLTVIATQIGAALEYSDLAQTAQEVEPLAQADRVRSALLAAVGHDLRRPLTAATAAVSGLRATDVKLTDADRNELLSTASESLDTLSLLVTNLLDVSRLQAGVLAVFLTPVDIGDIVLPALDELGLSPSTVELDLPETIKPVSADHGLLQRVIVNLLSNAVRYSPAGKRVLISASEFGGTVEIRIADQGPGVPAERWDDIFVPFQRLGDTDNLTGLGLGLALSKGFIEGMGGTLEAEDTPGGGLTMVIALPEAHTSSTPVPELVP